The Verrucomicrobiia bacterium DNA window CCCCGAATCCACGATGACACCGGCAGGGGGGGCGCCGCGTCGATGAAACACTTGGCTTCACGAAAATACAGCGGGTTCACGCTGCTGGAAGTGATGGTGTCTTTGTTCCTTTTGACTCTGGTGATTGCGTCGGTTTACTCGAGTTGGAATGCGGTGGTGAAAGGTTCCAGGGTCGGATTGCAGGCGGCGGCGGAAGTGCAGCGCTCCCGAATAGCGTTGCGCACGATCGAGGACGCGTTGAGTTCCGCCCGCATGTTTACGGCAGACGCCCAGGCGTATGCTTTTGAGGGCCAGGGCGGCAACAAAGCTTACCTCAGTTTCGTGGCGAGTGTGCCGTATTCGTTCCCGCGGGGTTCCAAATTTGGAGATTTCACAGTGAGGCGCGTCAGCTTTGGCCTTGAAGCTGCGCCCGATTCCGAACGGCAGCTTGTCCTGCGGCAAACCCCGCCATTAATGGAGATGGATATCGACGAGGAGAACCATCCCGTGATCCTCGCAAAATCCGTTCATGCACTCGAATTTGCATTCTGGGATCGGCGTAATGGCGAGTGGCTCGAGGAATGGACGCAAACAAACCAGTTGCCGGCCATGGTTCGGATTACCCTCGAATTCAGTAAGAATGGCAAGCGTTCTGAACCATTGACCCGAATTGTGTCGCTTCCATCGATCGCGGTTCCCCCCAACTGGCAACGGCCGGGACCACAGCAACAACCCATACAATGAAATCGCAGCGAGGAAGCCAATCGCGACGGGGGATTGCCCTGATCATCGTGATGGTGGCGATATTCGTTTTGTCCGTTCTGATCGGAGCTTTCGCCTACAGCATGAAGGTGGAGACGAAGCTCGCGATGAACGCGAATCAGGAGTCAGACCTGATATGGTTGGGACGTTCCGGCGTTGAGTTCGCCCGCTGGGTGTTGGTCCAGCAAACCGCGGTCCCGGGCGAGCCGTATGATGCATTGAATCAAAAATGGGCGGGCGGGACGGGAACGCTCGCTGCATCGAACAGTCCACTCGCTGCGGTTTCTCTTCAAAATTATCAGATCGGTGACGGAACAGTCTCGATACGGATCACGGATAATGAGAGGAAATTCAATATCAACCAGGCGAACGAACAGATCTTGCAGCGGGTATTAACGGCCGTTGGCGTTGATGCTGGCGAAATTCCCGCAATCACTGCTTCGATCATTGACTGGATTGATCCCGACGACGTCACGCACGTGAATGGTGCGGAAAGCGATCACTACGAAAGCCTGGTGCCTCCGTATTCTGCCAAGAATCGTCCGATGGATGACCTCTCTGAATTGCTTCTGGTGCGGGGCGTCACCCTGGACATGTACTGGGGATCAGCCTCATCAAATCATATTGTGGCTGCATTTCAACCGGTGGACCGCTGGGGCCGCCCGATGGAGGCGCCGGTTTATCCGATGGGTTTTGTTGATGTGTTCACGCCCCTTTCGAACGGTCGCATTAACGTGAACACAGCTTCTGCGCAGACCTTGCAGATCATTCCGTTGGTCGATGAAAGCGGTGCGGCGCAGATTGTTCAGCAAAGAGCCGGACCTGATGGCGTGGATGGGACCGAGGACGACTTGCCATTTCGCAGTCCGGGTGAGGCCGGAATGATTGTGAACCAGGCCGTGGCGCAACAATGCACCCAATTTGGAACAGTCCGCAGCAGTGTGTTCGAGGTGGTCGTTGAAGCAACGCTCGGAAACTATCGGAAAACCTTTCATGCAACACTTGCCCGGACGCCACCGCGCGACGTTCAGATCCTGAGTTTTCGATGGGAGTAGTCGTAAAAAAGGCCAGTATTTATTGGGGTTTTACACTGCGCAAAAAATCTCCCGGAATTTTTTAAAAATCGCTTGCACCCGTTCGGAGGTCAGGTATTGTGTTGCCGTTCTTCGCAACGGAAACGAGTGAGCGACAGCGAAGCGAACGAAGGTTCGAAAGAACAAAAAGTTCGAAAAAACTCGTTGACAGTTGCGGCGGCTGAAGTAATCTAAAGCCGCAATAAACGAAGGTCT harbors:
- a CDS encoding prepilin-type N-terminal cleavage/methylation domain-containing protein, which gives rise to MASRKYSGFTLLEVMVSLFLLTLVIASVYSSWNAVVKGSRVGLQAAAEVQRSRIALRTIEDALSSARMFTADAQAYAFEGQGGNKAYLSFVASVPYSFPRGSKFGDFTVRRVSFGLEAAPDSERQLVLRQTPPLMEMDIDEENHPVILAKSVHALEFAFWDRRNGEWLEEWTQTNQLPAMVRITLEFSKNGKRSEPLTRIVSLPSIAVPPNWQRPGPQQQPIQ
- a CDS encoding general secretion pathway protein GspK, translating into MKSQRGSQSRRGIALIIVMVAIFVLSVLIGAFAYSMKVETKLAMNANQESDLIWLGRSGVEFARWVLVQQTAVPGEPYDALNQKWAGGTGTLAASNSPLAAVSLQNYQIGDGTVSIRITDNERKFNINQANEQILQRVLTAVGVDAGEIPAITASIIDWIDPDDVTHVNGAESDHYESLVPPYSAKNRPMDDLSELLLVRGVTLDMYWGSASSNHIVAAFQPVDRWGRPMEAPVYPMGFVDVFTPLSNGRINVNTASAQTLQIIPLVDESGAAQIVQQRAGPDGVDGTEDDLPFRSPGEAGMIVNQAVAQQCTQFGTVRSSVFEVVVEATLGNYRKTFHATLARTPPRDVQILSFRWE